Proteins found in one Balaenoptera acutorostrata chromosome 17, mBalAcu1.1, whole genome shotgun sequence genomic segment:
- the NRBP2 gene encoding nuclear receptor-binding protein 2 isoform X1 → MAAPEPVPRRGREREREDESEDESDILEESPCGRWQKRREQVNQGNMPGVQSTFLAMDTEEGVEVVWNELHFADRKAFSAHEEKIQIMFEQLVLVDHPNIVKLHKYWLDASEARARVIFITEYVSSGSLKQFLKKTKKNHKAMNARSVRRQAWKRWCTQILSALSFLHACSPPIIHGNLTSDTIFIQHNGLIKIGSVWHRIFSNALPDDLRSPIRAEREEPRNLHFFPPEYGEVADGTAVDIFSFGMCALEMAVLEIQANGDTQVTEEAIARARHSLSDPNMREFILSCLARDPAHRPSAHSLLFHRVLFEVHSLKLLAAHCFIQHQYLMPENMVEEKAKATDPHTVLAEIPRPPRPPLQWRYSEVSCLELDKFLEDVRNGIYPLMNFAAARPLGLPRVLAPPPEEAPKAKTPTPEPFDSETRKVIQMQCNLERSEDQTRWHLTLLLVLEDRLHRQLTYDLLPTDSAQDLAAELVHYGFVHEVRTIGRSWPPSWTAPSSSTVELSRDPDPASALQLSSPPEPDLVAPMGKLGIGPGVWVGDQGPPRPVCLLVRTLPLPQLPATLRWG, encoded by the exons ATGGCGGCCCCGGAGCCGGTGCCGAGGCGGGGCCGGGAGCGGGAGCGGGAGGACGAGAGTGAGGACGAGAGCGACATCCTGGAAGAGAGCCCGTGCGGCCGCTGGCAGAAGCGGCGGGAGCAG GTGAACCAGGGGAACATGCCCGGCGTCCAGAGCACCTTCCTGGCCATGGACacggaggagggggtggaggtggtgtgGAACGAGCTGCACTTCGCTGACAGGAAGGCCTTTTCGGCCCACGAG GAGAAGATCCAGATCATGTTTGAGCAGCTGGTGCTGGTGGACCACCCCAACATTGTCAAGCTGCACAAGTACTGGCTGGACGCCTCGGAGGCCCGAGCACGG GTCATCTTCATCACAGAGTACGTGTCATCGGGCAGCCTcaagcagttcctcaaaaagacCAAGAAGAACCACAAGGCCATGAATGCCAGG TCCGTCCGCCGCCAGGCCTGGAAGCGCTGGTGCACGCAGATCCTGTCCGCGCTCAG cttTCTGCACGCCTGCAGTCCCCCCATCATCCACGGGAACCTGACCAGCGACACCATCTTCATACAGCACAACGGCCTCATCAAGATCGGCTCTG TGTGGCACCGGATCTTCTCCAATG CGCTCCCAGACGATCTTCGAAGCCCCATCCGTGCTGAGCGGGAGGAACCTCGGAACCTGCACTTCTTCCCGCCAGAGTACGGAG AGGTTGCCGACGGCACTGCCGTGGACATCTTCTCTTTTGGGATGTGCGCACTGGAG ATGGCTGTGCTGGAGATCCAGGCCAACGGGGACACCCAGGTCACAGAGGAGGCCATCGCTCGCGCCAGGCATTCTCTGAGTGACCCCAACATGCGG GAGTTCATCCTCTCCTGCCTGGCCCGGGACCCTGCCCACCGGCCCTCCGCCCACAGCCTCCTCTTCCACCGTGTGCTGTTTGAGGTGCACTCGCTGAAGCTCCTGGCCGCTCACTGCTTCATCCAGCACCAGT ACCTCATGCCTGAGAACATGGTGGAGGAGAAGGCCAAGGCGACGGACCCGCACACGGTCCTGGCAGAGATCCCCCGGCCGCCCCGGCCCCCGTTGCAGTGGCG GTACTCAGAGGTCTCCTGCTTGGAGCTTGACAAGTTCCTGGAGGATGTCAG AAATGGGATCTACCCACTGATGAACTTCGCTGCTGCTCGGCCCCTGGGGCTGCCCCGTGTGCTGGCCCCACCCCCCGAGGAAGCCCCAAAGGCCAAGACCCCGACGCCAGAACCCTTTGACTCAGAGACCAGAAAG gtgATCCAGATGCAGTGTAACCTGGAGAGAAGCGAGGACCAGACACGCTGGCAT CTCACGCTGCTCCTGGTGCTGGAGGACAGGCTGCACCGGCAGCTCACCTACGACCTGCTCCCAA CCGACAGTGCCCAGGACCTGGCCGCCGAGCTGGTGCACTACGGCTTTGTCCACGAGGTGAG GACGATCGGCCGAAGCTGGCCGCCTTCCTGGACAGCACCTTCCTCAAGTACCGTGGAGCTCAGCCGTGACCCTGATCCCGCCTCAGCGCTCCAGCTCTCCAGCCCCCCGGAACCAGACCTGGTGGCTCCCATGGGGAAGCTCGGCATTGGCCCAGGCGTCTGGGTGGGGGACCAGGGGCCCCCTCGGCCTGTGTGCCTGCTAGTGAGGACCCTCCCCCTTCCACAGCTCCCAGCAACCCTGCGGTGGGGCTGA
- the NRBP2 gene encoding nuclear receptor-binding protein 2 isoform X2 → MAAPEPVPRRGREREREDESEDESDILEESPCGRWQKRREQVNQGNMPGVQSTFLAMDTEEGVEVVWNELHFADRKAFSAHEEKIQIMFEQLVLVDHPNIVKLHKYWLDASEARARVIFITEYVSSGSLKQFLKKTKKNHKAMNARAWKRWCTQILSALSFLHACSPPIIHGNLTSDTIFIQHNGLIKIGSVWHRIFSNALPDDLRSPIRAEREEPRNLHFFPPEYGEVADGTAVDIFSFGMCALEMAVLEIQANGDTQVTEEAIARARHSLSDPNMREFILSCLARDPAHRPSAHSLLFHRVLFEVHSLKLLAAHCFIQHQYLMPENMVEEKAKATDPHTVLAEIPRPPRPPLQWRYSEVSCLELDKFLEDVRNGIYPLMNFAAARPLGLPRVLAPPPEEAPKAKTPTPEPFDSETRKVIQMQCNLERSEDQTRWHLTLLLVLEDRLHRQLTYDLLPTDSAQDLAAELVHYGFVHEVRTIGRSWPPSWTAPSSSTVELSRDPDPASALQLSSPPEPDLVAPMGKLGIGPGVWVGDQGPPRPVCLLVRTLPLPQLPATLRWG, encoded by the exons ATGGCGGCCCCGGAGCCGGTGCCGAGGCGGGGCCGGGAGCGGGAGCGGGAGGACGAGAGTGAGGACGAGAGCGACATCCTGGAAGAGAGCCCGTGCGGCCGCTGGCAGAAGCGGCGGGAGCAG GTGAACCAGGGGAACATGCCCGGCGTCCAGAGCACCTTCCTGGCCATGGACacggaggagggggtggaggtggtgtgGAACGAGCTGCACTTCGCTGACAGGAAGGCCTTTTCGGCCCACGAG GAGAAGATCCAGATCATGTTTGAGCAGCTGGTGCTGGTGGACCACCCCAACATTGTCAAGCTGCACAAGTACTGGCTGGACGCCTCGGAGGCCCGAGCACGG GTCATCTTCATCACAGAGTACGTGTCATCGGGCAGCCTcaagcagttcctcaaaaagacCAAGAAGAACCACAAGGCCATGAATGCCAGG GCCTGGAAGCGCTGGTGCACGCAGATCCTGTCCGCGCTCAG cttTCTGCACGCCTGCAGTCCCCCCATCATCCACGGGAACCTGACCAGCGACACCATCTTCATACAGCACAACGGCCTCATCAAGATCGGCTCTG TGTGGCACCGGATCTTCTCCAATG CGCTCCCAGACGATCTTCGAAGCCCCATCCGTGCTGAGCGGGAGGAACCTCGGAACCTGCACTTCTTCCCGCCAGAGTACGGAG AGGTTGCCGACGGCACTGCCGTGGACATCTTCTCTTTTGGGATGTGCGCACTGGAG ATGGCTGTGCTGGAGATCCAGGCCAACGGGGACACCCAGGTCACAGAGGAGGCCATCGCTCGCGCCAGGCATTCTCTGAGTGACCCCAACATGCGG GAGTTCATCCTCTCCTGCCTGGCCCGGGACCCTGCCCACCGGCCCTCCGCCCACAGCCTCCTCTTCCACCGTGTGCTGTTTGAGGTGCACTCGCTGAAGCTCCTGGCCGCTCACTGCTTCATCCAGCACCAGT ACCTCATGCCTGAGAACATGGTGGAGGAGAAGGCCAAGGCGACGGACCCGCACACGGTCCTGGCAGAGATCCCCCGGCCGCCCCGGCCCCCGTTGCAGTGGCG GTACTCAGAGGTCTCCTGCTTGGAGCTTGACAAGTTCCTGGAGGATGTCAG AAATGGGATCTACCCACTGATGAACTTCGCTGCTGCTCGGCCCCTGGGGCTGCCCCGTGTGCTGGCCCCACCCCCCGAGGAAGCCCCAAAGGCCAAGACCCCGACGCCAGAACCCTTTGACTCAGAGACCAGAAAG gtgATCCAGATGCAGTGTAACCTGGAGAGAAGCGAGGACCAGACACGCTGGCAT CTCACGCTGCTCCTGGTGCTGGAGGACAGGCTGCACCGGCAGCTCACCTACGACCTGCTCCCAA CCGACAGTGCCCAGGACCTGGCCGCCGAGCTGGTGCACTACGGCTTTGTCCACGAGGTGAG GACGATCGGCCGAAGCTGGCCGCCTTCCTGGACAGCACCTTCCTCAAGTACCGTGGAGCTCAGCCGTGACCCTGATCCCGCCTCAGCGCTCCAGCTCTCCAGCCCCCCGGAACCAGACCTGGTGGCTCCCATGGGGAAGCTCGGCATTGGCCCAGGCGTCTGGGTGGGGGACCAGGGGCCCCCTCGGCCTGTGTGCCTGCTAGTGAGGACCCTCCCCCTTCCACAGCTCCCAGCAACCCTGCGGTGGGGCTGA
- the NRBP2 gene encoding nuclear receptor-binding protein 2 isoform X3: MAAPEPVPRRGREREREDESEDESDILEESPCGRWQKRREQVNQGNMPGVQSTFLAMDTEEGVEVVWNELHFADRKAFSAHEEKIQIMFEQLVLVDHPNIVKLHKYWLDASEARARVIFITEYVSSGSLKQFLKKTKKNHKAMNARSVRRQAWKRWCTQILSALSFLHACSPPIIHGNLTSDTIFIQHNGLIKIGSVWHRIFSNALPDDLRSPIRAEREEPRNLHFFPPEYGEVADGTAVDIFSFGMCALEMAVLEIQANGDTQVTEEAIARARHSLSDPNMREFILSCLARDPAHRPSAHSLLFHRVLFEVHSLKLLAAHCFIQHQYLMPENMVEEKAKATDPHTVLAEIPRPPRPPLQWRYSEVSCLELDKFLEDVRNGIYPLMNFAAARPLGLPRVLAPPPEEAPKAKTPTPEPFDSETRKVIQMQCNLERSEDQTRWHLTLLLVLEDRLHRQLTYDLLPTDSAQDLAAELVHYGFVHEDDRPKLAAFLDSTFLKYRGAQP; encoded by the exons ATGGCGGCCCCGGAGCCGGTGCCGAGGCGGGGCCGGGAGCGGGAGCGGGAGGACGAGAGTGAGGACGAGAGCGACATCCTGGAAGAGAGCCCGTGCGGCCGCTGGCAGAAGCGGCGGGAGCAG GTGAACCAGGGGAACATGCCCGGCGTCCAGAGCACCTTCCTGGCCATGGACacggaggagggggtggaggtggtgtgGAACGAGCTGCACTTCGCTGACAGGAAGGCCTTTTCGGCCCACGAG GAGAAGATCCAGATCATGTTTGAGCAGCTGGTGCTGGTGGACCACCCCAACATTGTCAAGCTGCACAAGTACTGGCTGGACGCCTCGGAGGCCCGAGCACGG GTCATCTTCATCACAGAGTACGTGTCATCGGGCAGCCTcaagcagttcctcaaaaagacCAAGAAGAACCACAAGGCCATGAATGCCAGG TCCGTCCGCCGCCAGGCCTGGAAGCGCTGGTGCACGCAGATCCTGTCCGCGCTCAG cttTCTGCACGCCTGCAGTCCCCCCATCATCCACGGGAACCTGACCAGCGACACCATCTTCATACAGCACAACGGCCTCATCAAGATCGGCTCTG TGTGGCACCGGATCTTCTCCAATG CGCTCCCAGACGATCTTCGAAGCCCCATCCGTGCTGAGCGGGAGGAACCTCGGAACCTGCACTTCTTCCCGCCAGAGTACGGAG AGGTTGCCGACGGCACTGCCGTGGACATCTTCTCTTTTGGGATGTGCGCACTGGAG ATGGCTGTGCTGGAGATCCAGGCCAACGGGGACACCCAGGTCACAGAGGAGGCCATCGCTCGCGCCAGGCATTCTCTGAGTGACCCCAACATGCGG GAGTTCATCCTCTCCTGCCTGGCCCGGGACCCTGCCCACCGGCCCTCCGCCCACAGCCTCCTCTTCCACCGTGTGCTGTTTGAGGTGCACTCGCTGAAGCTCCTGGCCGCTCACTGCTTCATCCAGCACCAGT ACCTCATGCCTGAGAACATGGTGGAGGAGAAGGCCAAGGCGACGGACCCGCACACGGTCCTGGCAGAGATCCCCCGGCCGCCCCGGCCCCCGTTGCAGTGGCG GTACTCAGAGGTCTCCTGCTTGGAGCTTGACAAGTTCCTGGAGGATGTCAG AAATGGGATCTACCCACTGATGAACTTCGCTGCTGCTCGGCCCCTGGGGCTGCCCCGTGTGCTGGCCCCACCCCCCGAGGAAGCCCCAAAGGCCAAGACCCCGACGCCAGAACCCTTTGACTCAGAGACCAGAAAG gtgATCCAGATGCAGTGTAACCTGGAGAGAAGCGAGGACCAGACACGCTGGCAT CTCACGCTGCTCCTGGTGCTGGAGGACAGGCTGCACCGGCAGCTCACCTACGACCTGCTCCCAA CCGACAGTGCCCAGGACCTGGCCGCCGAGCTGGTGCACTACGGCTTTGTCCACGAG GACGATCGGCCGAAGCTGGCCGCCTTCCTGGACAGCACCTTCCTCAAGTACCGTGGAGCTCAGCCGTGA
- the NRBP2 gene encoding nuclear receptor-binding protein 2 isoform X4, with product MAAPEPVPRRGREREREDESEDESDILEESPCGRWQKRREQVNQGNMPGVQSTFLAMDTEEGVEVVWNELHFADRKAFSAHEEKIQIMFEQLVLVDHPNIVKLHKYWLDASEARARVIFITEYVSSGSLKQFLKKTKKNHKAMNARAWKRWCTQILSALSFLHACSPPIIHGNLTSDTIFIQHNGLIKIGSVWHRIFSNALPDDLRSPIRAEREEPRNLHFFPPEYGEVADGTAVDIFSFGMCALEMAVLEIQANGDTQVTEEAIARARHSLSDPNMREFILSCLARDPAHRPSAHSLLFHRVLFEVHSLKLLAAHCFIQHQYLMPENMVEEKAKATDPHTVLAEIPRPPRPPLQWRYSEVSCLELDKFLEDVRNGIYPLMNFAAARPLGLPRVLAPPPEEAPKAKTPTPEPFDSETRKVIQMQCNLERSEDQTRWHLTLLLVLEDRLHRQLTYDLLPTDSAQDLAAELVHYGFVHEDDRPKLAAFLDSTFLKYRGAQP from the exons ATGGCGGCCCCGGAGCCGGTGCCGAGGCGGGGCCGGGAGCGGGAGCGGGAGGACGAGAGTGAGGACGAGAGCGACATCCTGGAAGAGAGCCCGTGCGGCCGCTGGCAGAAGCGGCGGGAGCAG GTGAACCAGGGGAACATGCCCGGCGTCCAGAGCACCTTCCTGGCCATGGACacggaggagggggtggaggtggtgtgGAACGAGCTGCACTTCGCTGACAGGAAGGCCTTTTCGGCCCACGAG GAGAAGATCCAGATCATGTTTGAGCAGCTGGTGCTGGTGGACCACCCCAACATTGTCAAGCTGCACAAGTACTGGCTGGACGCCTCGGAGGCCCGAGCACGG GTCATCTTCATCACAGAGTACGTGTCATCGGGCAGCCTcaagcagttcctcaaaaagacCAAGAAGAACCACAAGGCCATGAATGCCAGG GCCTGGAAGCGCTGGTGCACGCAGATCCTGTCCGCGCTCAG cttTCTGCACGCCTGCAGTCCCCCCATCATCCACGGGAACCTGACCAGCGACACCATCTTCATACAGCACAACGGCCTCATCAAGATCGGCTCTG TGTGGCACCGGATCTTCTCCAATG CGCTCCCAGACGATCTTCGAAGCCCCATCCGTGCTGAGCGGGAGGAACCTCGGAACCTGCACTTCTTCCCGCCAGAGTACGGAG AGGTTGCCGACGGCACTGCCGTGGACATCTTCTCTTTTGGGATGTGCGCACTGGAG ATGGCTGTGCTGGAGATCCAGGCCAACGGGGACACCCAGGTCACAGAGGAGGCCATCGCTCGCGCCAGGCATTCTCTGAGTGACCCCAACATGCGG GAGTTCATCCTCTCCTGCCTGGCCCGGGACCCTGCCCACCGGCCCTCCGCCCACAGCCTCCTCTTCCACCGTGTGCTGTTTGAGGTGCACTCGCTGAAGCTCCTGGCCGCTCACTGCTTCATCCAGCACCAGT ACCTCATGCCTGAGAACATGGTGGAGGAGAAGGCCAAGGCGACGGACCCGCACACGGTCCTGGCAGAGATCCCCCGGCCGCCCCGGCCCCCGTTGCAGTGGCG GTACTCAGAGGTCTCCTGCTTGGAGCTTGACAAGTTCCTGGAGGATGTCAG AAATGGGATCTACCCACTGATGAACTTCGCTGCTGCTCGGCCCCTGGGGCTGCCCCGTGTGCTGGCCCCACCCCCCGAGGAAGCCCCAAAGGCCAAGACCCCGACGCCAGAACCCTTTGACTCAGAGACCAGAAAG gtgATCCAGATGCAGTGTAACCTGGAGAGAAGCGAGGACCAGACACGCTGGCAT CTCACGCTGCTCCTGGTGCTGGAGGACAGGCTGCACCGGCAGCTCACCTACGACCTGCTCCCAA CCGACAGTGCCCAGGACCTGGCCGCCGAGCTGGTGCACTACGGCTTTGTCCACGAG GACGATCGGCCGAAGCTGGCCGCCTTCCTGGACAGCACCTTCCTCAAGTACCGTGGAGCTCAGCCGTGA